A genomic region of Acidimicrobiia bacterium contains the following coding sequences:
- a CDS encoding GNAT family N-acetyltransferase — protein MERCRPAEPADLERLVALARELHGELAVMRGGEIWAARDARREPLEPGLAAQLDDPAACVLVGLIDDVVVGYAVLVLEPLVTGDVLGRITDLFVEAPAREVGVGEALSDGLLAFAAEHDAVGVDALALPGHRATKNFFEEQGFTARALTMHRPAAHR, from the coding sequence GTGGAGCGCTGCCGGCCAGCCGAGCCCGCGGACCTCGAGCGGCTCGTGGCCCTGGCCCGCGAGCTGCACGGCGAGCTCGCGGTCATGCGCGGCGGCGAGATCTGGGCCGCGCGGGATGCTCGCCGCGAGCCGCTCGAGCCCGGCCTGGCCGCCCAGCTCGACGACCCGGCCGCCTGCGTGCTCGTCGGCCTCATCGACGACGTCGTCGTGGGCTACGCCGTGCTGGTCCTCGAGCCGCTCGTGACGGGCGACGTGCTCGGCCGGATCACCGACCTCTTCGTCGAGGCGCCGGCCCGCGAGGTCGGCGTGGGCGAGGCGCTCAGCGACGGGCTGCTCGCGTTCGCGGCCGAGCACGACGCCGTCGGCGTCGACGCGCTCGCCCTGCCCGGCCACCGGGCCACGAAGAACTTCTTCGAGGAGCAGGGCTTCACCGCCCGGGCCCTGACCATGCACCGGCCGGCCGCGCATCGGTGA
- a CDS encoding ATP-grasp domain-containing protein, which yields MTTVVVTGAGGPAGVAVLRALAQSGHTPVAADADADAPGLRMVADRAVLPAASDPRFGAAVLALVDVTRPAVLVTTVSEELAALSELRPELTARGVAAWLPPMAAVEVSLDKWKFARVLHDDGIPTPPTALGGPSTLEGPWVVKPRFGRGSRDVHVVDEPEAVAWACRRTPEPIVQTRAEGREFTADVLVDRDGRVAACVPRWRLETKAGISTRGETFVSPAVNALVARTVATVGLDGILNLQGFVDDGAVTVVEVNPRFSGGLPLSLAAGADLVGQYVRGALGLPIQSARLEHRPGVRMIRSFREHFESS from the coding sequence GTGACGACGGTCGTCGTCACCGGGGCCGGCGGCCCGGCGGGCGTTGCCGTGCTGCGCGCCCTGGCGCAGAGCGGCCACACCCCCGTCGCGGCGGACGCCGACGCCGACGCCCCGGGGCTGCGGATGGTGGCCGATCGGGCCGTGCTCCCGGCCGCCAGCGACCCGAGGTTCGGCGCCGCGGTGCTCGCGCTCGTCGACGTGACGCGCCCGGCGGTGCTCGTCACGACCGTCAGCGAGGAGCTGGCGGCCCTCAGCGAGCTCCGGCCCGAGCTGACGGCACGGGGCGTGGCGGCGTGGCTGCCGCCCATGGCCGCCGTGGAGGTCAGCCTCGACAAGTGGAAGTTCGCGCGGGTCCTCCACGACGACGGGATCCCGACGCCGCCCACCGCGCTCGGCGGGCCGTCAACGCTGGAGGGCCCCTGGGTCGTGAAGCCGCGCTTCGGGCGCGGCTCGCGGGACGTGCACGTCGTGGACGAGCCCGAGGCGGTGGCGTGGGCGTGCCGCCGGACCCCGGAGCCGATCGTGCAGACCCGCGCCGAGGGCCGCGAGTTCACCGCCGACGTCCTCGTCGACCGGGACGGCCGGGTCGCGGCGTGCGTGCCGCGCTGGCGGCTCGAGACGAAGGCCGGGATCAGCACGAGGGGCGAGACCTTCGTGAGCCCCGCCGTGAACGCCCTCGTCGCCCGCACCGTCGCCACCGTCGGCCTCGACGGGATCCTGAACCTCCAAGGCTTCGTCGACGACGGGGCCGTCACCGTCGTCGAGGTCAACCCGCGCTTCTCCGGCGGGCTCCCGCTGTCGCTGGCCGCCGGCGCCGACCTCGTCGGGCAGTACGTGCGGGGCGCCCTCGGCCTGCCCATCCAGTCGGCGCGCCTCGAGCACCGGCCCGGCGTGCGCATGATCCGGTCCTTCCGCGAGCACTTCGAGTCGTCGTGA
- the lnt gene encoding apolipoprotein N-acyltransferase — MRLLAAVASGVLLALSYPPVGAGPLALVALVPLLWAWRGASAWSAARDGFVFAVVFLGILLVGLTHTGFTGTVSLIVAAGLYYALTGALVAGFARGGLRSPFLTAAVWVFLEALRGRWPLGGLAWGELGVALHDVTVARALASLGGVLLVTFAVVACNALVLDLGASLWSRRTRPLALAAVALAGLVVTAAIADAARYEPRPTGQLRVALLQADDRPGRTTAEQSADAALTEAHFALAARLRGRFDLIVFPESSLVDDPEEDPALRQRIVALAVAHDAVVVVNARYPGTNGRLYNANLAYAPDGRLLGVYAKQHLVPFGEYVPLRRQLTFISDLRQIPYDFTAGTRRVLFRAHGHRFGTVICYESAYAPLVRDFVRDGAEALVVSTSDRSYGRSGMAATHVAIGQMRAAETGRPVLHDAISGETAVIDASGRRVRHTALFTKAVVTATVTTTTGETPFVRFGEWVLGGAALALLGAALAVAGRELRRARP, encoded by the coding sequence CTGCGCCTCCTCGCCGCTGTCGCCTCCGGCGTCCTCCTCGCCCTCTCGTACCCGCCCGTGGGCGCGGGCCCGCTGGCCCTCGTGGCCCTCGTGCCCCTCCTCTGGGCCTGGCGGGGCGCCTCCGCCTGGTCGGCGGCTCGGGACGGCTTCGTGTTCGCGGTCGTGTTCCTCGGCATCCTGCTGGTCGGCCTCACCCACACCGGCTTCACGGGCACGGTCTCGCTCATCGTCGCCGCCGGGCTCTACTACGCGCTCACGGGGGCCCTCGTCGCCGGGTTCGCTCGCGGGGGCCTGCGGTCGCCCTTCCTCACCGCCGCGGTATGGGTGTTCCTGGAGGCGCTGCGGGGGCGCTGGCCCCTCGGCGGGCTGGCGTGGGGCGAGCTCGGCGTCGCGCTCCACGACGTCACCGTGGCGCGTGCGCTCGCCAGCCTCGGCGGGGTCCTGCTCGTCACCTTCGCGGTGGTGGCGTGCAACGCGCTCGTGCTCGACCTCGGCGCCTCGCTGTGGTCGCGCCGAACCCGGCCCCTGGCCCTCGCCGCCGTGGCGCTCGCCGGCCTCGTCGTCACCGCGGCGATCGCCGACGCGGCGCGATACGAGCCGCGCCCGACCGGGCAGCTGCGCGTCGCGCTCCTCCAGGCCGATGACCGCCCGGGGCGCACGACCGCCGAGCAGTCCGCCGACGCCGCGCTCACCGAGGCGCACTTCGCCCTCGCGGCGCGGCTGCGGGGGCGTTTCGACCTCATCGTGTTCCCGGAATCGTCGCTCGTCGACGACCCCGAGGAGGATCCAGCGCTGCGGCAGCGGATCGTCGCGCTGGCCGTCGCCCACGACGCCGTCGTGGTCGTGAACGCGCGCTACCCGGGCACGAACGGGCGCCTCTACAACGCCAACCTCGCCTACGCGCCGGACGGCCGGCTGCTCGGCGTGTACGCCAAGCAGCACCTGGTCCCGTTCGGCGAGTACGTGCCCCTCCGTCGGCAGCTGACCTTCATCAGCGATCTCCGGCAGATCCCCTACGACTTCACCGCCGGCACGCGCCGGGTTCTCTTCCGCGCTCACGGACACCGTTTCGGGACCGTGATCTGCTACGAGTCGGCGTACGCCCCGCTCGTGCGTGACTTCGTCCGCGACGGCGCCGAGGCCCTCGTCGTCAGCACCAGCGACCGCTCGTACGGCCGCTCCGGCATGGCCGCGACCCACGTCGCCATCGGTCAGATGCGCGCCGCCGAGACCGGCCGCCCGGTCCTCCACGACGCCATCTCGGGGGAGACCGCGGTCATCGACGCCAGCGGTCGCCGGGTGCGCCACACCGCGCTGTTCACGAAGGCGGTCGTCACCGCCACCGTGACCACGACCACCGGCGAGACCCCGTTCGTCCGCTTCGGCGAGTGGGTCCTCGGCGGCGCCGCCCTCGCCCTCCTCGGGGCCGCCCTCGCCGTCGCCGGCCGAGAGCTCCGTCGCGCTCGCCCGTAG
- a CDS encoding NUDIX domain-containing protein: MTTPELAVGAVAVVDDRILLVRRGHGPAAGEWAVPGGRVEAGEPVTHAVVREVAEETGLEAVVGELLGWVERFDDGHHFVILDFAVTVLDADAPLRAGDDAAEAAWVPLGELGDYRLVSGLVEFLRDTGIQ; this comes from the coding sequence GTGACGACCCCGGAGCTGGCCGTCGGCGCCGTCGCCGTCGTCGACGACCGCATCCTCCTCGTGCGACGCGGCCACGGACCCGCGGCGGGGGAGTGGGCCGTGCCGGGCGGGCGGGTCGAGGCCGGCGAGCCGGTGACGCACGCGGTGGTGCGCGAGGTCGCCGAGGAGACCGGCCTCGAGGCGGTCGTCGGGGAGCTGCTCGGATGGGTCGAGCGCTTCGACGACGGCCACCACTTCGTGATCCTCGACTTCGCGGTCACGGTGCTCGACGCCGACGCGCCGCTGCGCGCCGGGGACGACGCCGCCGAGGCGGCGTGGGTGCCGCTCGGTGAGCTCGGCGACTATCGGCTGGTCTCGGGGCTCGTCGAGTTCCTGCGGGACACCGGGATCCAGTAG
- the wecB gene encoding UDP-N-acetylglucosamine 2-epimerase (non-hydrolyzing): MRLLVPCGTRPEIVKLAPVVAALRDARHDVHVVATGQHDDPRLAGRFFLDLGLTPDERWSLPAPEPARVGALLAHAYETIAHRRPDAVLLLGDTSTVPLVALAARRHQVPVIHLEAGLRSFNERSLEEVNRRAVAAVTSLHLAPTPMAAQFLDLEGVPAERLHVVGNPITDTLRVHGPTRRDPAGRAGVVVTAHRATNVDDPDRLARLVDCVRGLAATVGPVRFPVHPRTHDRLRTAGRLAALAAAPDVELSEPLPYPAMLAAVAAARVVVTDSGGLQEEAAWYGVPCVVLRRSTPRWEGVQAGIAVLTGLDPARAVAAAADFSRPEAQARVAAVPCPYGDGHVAARVAALLDEPRTRDLLTLTEPQLDAGLPALEGAAP; encoded by the coding sequence ATGCGGCTCCTCGTGCCGTGCGGCACCCGCCCCGAGATCGTGAAGCTCGCCCCGGTCGTCGCGGCGTTGCGCGACGCGCGCCACGACGTGCACGTCGTCGCGACCGGCCAGCACGACGACCCGCGCCTCGCGGGCCGGTTCTTCCTCGACCTCGGCCTGACGCCGGACGAGCGCTGGTCCCTGCCGGCCCCCGAGCCGGCGCGGGTGGGCGCGCTGCTCGCGCACGCCTACGAGACCATCGCCCATCGGCGACCCGACGCCGTGCTGCTGCTCGGGGACACGTCGACGGTGCCGCTCGTGGCGCTGGCCGCCCGTCGCCACCAAGTGCCGGTCATCCACCTCGAGGCGGGCCTGCGGTCGTTCAACGAGCGGTCGCTCGAGGAGGTGAACCGTCGGGCCGTGGCCGCCGTGACCTCGCTGCACCTGGCGCCGACGCCGATGGCGGCGCAGTTCCTCGACCTCGAGGGCGTCCCCGCCGAGCGTCTCCACGTCGTCGGCAACCCGATCACCGACACGTTGCGGGTCCACGGACCGACCCGCCGAGACCCGGCCGGGCGCGCCGGGGTCGTCGTCACCGCTCACCGGGCCACGAACGTCGACGACCCGGACCGGCTGGCGCGCCTCGTCGACTGCGTGCGCGGCCTCGCCGCCACGGTCGGACCGGTGCGCTTCCCCGTCCATCCCCGCACCCACGACCGGCTGCGGACGGCCGGGCGGCTCGCCGCGCTCGCCGCCGCTCCCGACGTCGAGCTCAGCGAGCCCCTCCCCTACCCCGCCATGCTCGCCGCCGTCGCCGCGGCCCGGGTCGTGGTCACCGACTCCGGCGGGCTGCAGGAGGAGGCCGCCTGGTACGGCGTGCCCTGCGTCGTGCTGCGTCGGTCGACGCCCCGCTGGGAGGGCGTGCAGGCGGGGATCGCCGTGCTGACCGGGCTCGATCCGGCCCGCGCCGTCGCCGCCGCCGCCGACTTCAGCCGCCCCGAGGCGCAGGCACGCGTCGCGGCCGTCCCGTGCCCCTACGGCGACGGCCACGTCGCCGCCCGGGTCGCGGCCCTCCTCGACGAGCCCCGCACCCGGGACCTGCTGACCCTCACCGAGCCGCAGCTCGACGCCGGCCTGCCCGCGCTCGAGGGGGCCGCGCCGTGA
- a CDS encoding DUF4193 family protein, whose product MSDEEFEDEDVELEEASPDEEELEDDDEVLDDDVEIEDDADLEIAEPVEEEAAVVAPPAPVDKVARETEEEDEDVLDLDEELHPDDVEAPLDALLQERTASATLEDEEEELEEEEPDTDERGDGPTKIVPRRPGEFLCSSCFLVLPRNQLADEERMLCRDCV is encoded by the coding sequence ATGAGCGACGAAGAGTTCGAGGACGAGGACGTCGAGCTAGAGGAGGCTTCCCCCGACGAGGAGGAGCTCGAGGACGACGACGAGGTCCTCGACGACGACGTCGAGATCGAGGACGACGCCGACCTCGAGATCGCCGAGCCGGTCGAGGAGGAGGCCGCCGTGGTCGCGCCGCCGGCGCCGGTCGACAAGGTCGCGCGCGAGACCGAGGAAGAGGACGAGGACGTCCTCGACCTCGACGAGGAGCTCCACCCCGACGACGTGGAAGCGCCGCTCGACGCGCTGCTGCAGGAGCGCACCGCCAGCGCCACGCTCGAGGACGAAGAGGAGGAGCTCGAGGAGGAGGAGCCCGACACCGACGAGCGCGGCGACGGCCCGACGAAGATCGTGCCCCGCCGCCCGGGCGAGTTCCTCTGCTCGTCGTGCTTCCTCGTGCTGCCTCGCAACCAGCTGGCTGACGAGGAGCGGATGCTCTGCCGCGACTGCGTCTGA
- a CDS encoding HAD family hydrolase, with translation MIAAVLFDLDDTLYPQQEWLDGAWHVVAARARTWGVDTAEFERLLRDVAAVGTDRGGIIDQALALLGASSVPVAPLVAAFRAHAPARLDPYPGAAAALEQLGRRVPLGLVSDGDPIVQRHKLAALGLGPRFATVVLSDEWGRAHRKPDPLPFRRALDDLGVAAADAVYVGDRAAKDVTGPARLGMRAIRVRTGEWGWEPDDPRAWASVDTVVDAIALVGDELDAAASAGRTRVG, from the coding sequence GTGATCGCCGCCGTCCTCTTCGACCTCGACGACACGCTGTACCCCCAGCAGGAGTGGCTCGACGGCGCGTGGCACGTCGTCGCCGCCCGCGCCCGCACGTGGGGGGTCGACACCGCCGAGTTCGAGCGGCTGCTCCGCGACGTCGCCGCGGTCGGGACCGACCGGGGCGGGATCATCGACCAGGCGCTGGCGCTCCTCGGCGCCTCCAGCGTGCCCGTGGCGCCGCTCGTGGCCGCCTTCCGGGCCCACGCGCCCGCTCGCCTCGACCCGTACCCGGGCGCGGCGGCGGCGCTCGAGCAGCTGGGGCGCCGCGTCCCGCTCGGCCTCGTCTCGGACGGCGACCCGATCGTGCAGCGGCACAAGCTCGCCGCCCTCGGGCTGGGCCCGCGGTTCGCGACCGTGGTGCTCAGCGACGAGTGGGGCCGCGCCCACCGCAAGCCCGACCCGTTGCCGTTCCGTCGCGCGCTCGACGACCTCGGCGTGGCCGCCGCCGACGCGGTGTACGTCGGGGACCGGGCGGCGAAGGACGTCACCGGCCCGGCTCGGCTCGGGATGCGGGCGATCCGGGTTCGCACCGGCGAGTGGGGCTGGGAGCCCGACGACCCGCGCGCGTGGGCCTCGGTCGACACGGTGGTGGATGCGATCGCCCTCGTCGGCGACGAGCTCGACGCCGCCGCCAGCGCGGGCCGGACCCGGGTCGGCTGA